The following coding sequences are from one Bacillota bacterium window:
- a CDS encoding DUF2292 domain-containing protein: protein MLIQELVPELVKSIIREITRFAKKIGGMRYGVVEIIVQDGKPVRIRITEGYQV from the coding sequence ATTCTAATCCAAGAGCTGGTGCCAGAGCTGGTGAAGTCTATCATCCGCGAAATTACGCGGTTTGCAAAGAAAATCGGGGGCATGCGATATGGAGTAGTAGAGATCATTGTCCAAGACGGAAAGCCTGTCCGGATCAGAATTACTGAGGGATACCAGGTTTAG